A window from Setaria italica strain Yugu1 chromosome VIII, Setaria_italica_v2.0, whole genome shotgun sequence encodes these proteins:
- the LOC101771451 gene encoding binding partner of ACD11 1-like: protein MGRRPPSPVARDDDPRSSVLSRLVSPEASPGALGALPAAPSSPRPVCDRRPAVAASVPSMCGDVAVNITPVEDYELPPEAYSNTKHGLSSPRTPTGAAVRKAEEVVSTMLARGFVRSKDALRRAQSFDEWHQQLLSSATSRVASLDRRLRLSDKFSLGTAVARGTARGVNKRFNVTERSWGTLAAAGEVVAGSPYASRGVTWVSAAVGAVARAASDVGAMTVEKVARAEGEGTAADGAGSGGAR, encoded by the exons ATGGGTCGACGCCCTCCCTCCCCAGTCGCGCGTGACGACGACCCGCGGTCCTCCGTTCtgtcccgtctcgtctcgcccgaggcctcgccgggCGCGCTAGGCGCCCTGCCCGCAGCTCCGTCGTCGCCCCGGCCGGTCTGCGACCGAAGACCGGCCGTTGCCGCGTCGGTACCAAGCATGTGTGGCGATGTTGCTGTGAATATCACACCGGTGGAAGACTATGAACTGCCACCGGAAGCCTACTCCAACACGAAA CATGGACTCAGCTCGCCGCGAACGCCGACCGGAGCGGCGGTGAggaaggcggaggaggtggtgagCACGATGCTGGCGAGGGGCTTCGTGCGGAGCAAGGACGCGCTGCGGCGCGCGCAGTCCTTCGACGAGTGGCACCAGCAGCTGCTGTCGTCGGCGACGTCGCGCGTGGCGTCGCTGGACCGTCGGCTCAGGCTCAGCGACAAGTTTAGCCTCGGCACGGCGGTGGCCCGCGGCACGGCACGCGGCGTCAACAAGCGATTCAACGTCACGGAGCGCTCCTGGGGGACGTTGGCCGCGGCAGGGGAAGTCGTCGCGGGGTCCCCCTACGCGTCGCGCGGCGTCACGTGGgtgtcggcggcggtgggcgccgTCGCCAGGGCTGCGTCCGACGTCGGTGCCATGACCGTCGAGAAGGTGGCGAGGGCTGAGGGGGAGGGCACGGCCGCGGATggtgccggcagcggcggcgcgcgttgA